In Blastopirellula sediminis, the following proteins share a genomic window:
- a CDS encoding Ig-like domain-containing protein codes for MAKSRAPQPRRSCAKRRRFSPLATEQLEVRSLLSGDGLTGLLTDDGDLVTTNSAPLATNSINVATVAGYTGTQVTNGGHTTGAVALSASVGQITSFNPGTGTWNWSIDTKKIDVGKYDVVLTMTNSEGAESTSTFALVVHNYTTQYLFNPANANELYSNYTYAQFGDQIFFTALQLGIGWELWTSDGTVDGTHLLQDIYSGSKGSNVGSFFPVEDELFFSARDATRYSLWSTDGDTVEQRVPLSNFTALNPAYANGNIIFNYLGDSSASKLWKSDGTPEGTVSLLSSNQQKFSVPNYFTAVGDIVYFVDYATGNQQTLWRTDGTEAGTYRVADVPTVVNSSPPFLKSFGGSLYYLPDDANTANPIWKVDASGNATPLFYLNTPLAVDSIHLQTVDDELLFDFYSSANSAPGYRQVWRLNEAADAMELFLDFQNVGLSKVSWYKYFQGDFYVVGEKDGNPAALWKTDGTLSGTQWLARVNVTELWGTDQGIFFSGGNSLWTTDGTASGTFQIQTSTFQTIGTPVGLASLSNGVVFAASVSGNPRGLYALRSGPNVDAGGPYAATPGTTIQLDASGTTDDVDVIGDLTFEWDLDGDGQYDDAVGVMPTLTLNTPQELQIGLKVTNQAGAISYGVASVSIDNLPPDVTIDSAVVTADEGSTAANSGSFSDPEGNEVTLSADIGQIMQNVQAGTWSWTYPVADGPSAGTIVTITAQDSFGAISTFTFELVVNNVDPTATLDPLDYAYPVDRPIDLSASASDPAGSLDTLTYNYAIYKHGEATPEFSGSGVDLTTFQFTPTEIGFYDVVLTVSDEDGGSDEVRQTIVVDLITWAGSEFQVDPAEMGQFEPSVAINSDGNYVIVWRIGLGGAPFAQRYNADGEKIGDKISVNPYVTTNNIKPVAAMDDAGNFVIAWSGYGKSYQERGVFAQRFSSDGVAIGDPIAIATTTSTQVMTIALNNQGEFDVYYANSVGLYVRRFAADGTPAGDAVLFSTYTVSDEPSVALDDEGNYVLVWAEDTPDTYANDIFGQRYSAAGVPIGDAFVVSSYATSDQTAPNVSMTGDGRFVVTWGSDMQDGSGSGIFAQRFAADGTKDGDEFFVNTTTVYEQFDPAVAINDQGSFVIGWVSSDPFTELEYIFAQRFSTSPPQVVSVYAGEESIADHGAVSDRVDRISLQFSEILATSGYAAITDFAHWRLELDGVDVTSRVIQITTDSNSRGTIVELLLDGLVNYGQFTLTLFDSATDLAGRRLDGDQDGLDGGDFVFHFSVDIPRFLGEESIVNTTTQHDQNTPAIAIKDSGEYIVVWASDLQDGSAEGIYAQRFAADGTKIGGEIQVNSYTTGYQLTPTIAFDAAGNFAVAWYRSSNVYARRFSADGIALGEEFLVNTYTSHSQQRPTIAMDASGAFVIAWDSYEQDGNNNGVYAQRFAADGSKLGGEFRVHTSTFGSQVSPSATMNAPGNFVITWTGYEPNAKFSGVYGQLFAADGSTIGDEFHVNTYLDDPQAVPSVAMAADGSYVVTWLSVGQDGHLSGIYARRYAADGTPVGDEFHVSTRILDNQSYPSVSIDNAGNFVIVWQSENQDGDGYGIFGQRYAADGTKIGGEFQINTYVPGTQEFPEVALDEAGNVVVVWTSHDQDGNGQGIYSQRFRFFSDAGGPYVIDDESDLPLMAAPPAEGDTIVSYTWDLDGDGQFDDATGMSPTITAQTLADLGLAPRNTYEIFVRLTDNFGFFRDAATTVRMITAAPTPILESISVPRQEGTPIEVMSGTTESVNPADPFTFRYFVFKDGDSTPLIRIEDSELFDLQFTPADEGSYEIVLTASAEVGMTREVRQTIVVENLAPVVHANATTLTVDQGGFVSIGGTFRDPGDDVVTLVANIGTIAQYEATGKWLWTYDAIDGLAGPQTVTITATDPDGGESTVTIELTINNLPPTIAADHSTPYASLGSTAKVTGTYHDPGNDILAFTASEGTVVDNLDGTWTWSLAGVQPTGSREVLIRAEDGNGGSDEVTFTLTVLPEIETFLTTSDNGAVTDAAGEVDVLPDDLESIHEWEDFTVDVWVRYDEQYVHDVTGVSLNLNFNSTWFQLADYSASSGVGVLTVQNNGDALAITAAQLASGVVGKEAYFLVGSFRFQPNPQGGLSNNADGSYPEPVSDLEFTATDFELSFDVYGDVPGIQAGFPTTQMQVVPYDVDDDSYITLIDLTYFLRGIGNSVDSNPSVYRYDFDHDGFVTLIDLAYFVRNIGGNASNGDGVVLPPPPPPAPLESESLAIQSTSTLLEGEAILPPPALPQSDDAGNIDAAFGNLALEAECWELPTDDDVEQPLLERISSELAAWSSPHLPDWALQESAKYASVVEKAISLLEEVEDDCPRIGRLIHWLDQWPDAD; via the coding sequence ATGGCTAAATCTCGCGCTCCCCAACCGCGCCGAAGCTGCGCAAAACGTCGCCGCTTCTCCCCCTTGGCGACCGAGCAACTCGAAGTCCGCTCACTACTGTCCGGGGACGGTCTCACTGGGCTTCTGACCGATGACGGCGACCTGGTGACGACGAACAGCGCGCCGCTGGCGACCAACAGCATTAACGTCGCCACTGTCGCCGGCTATACCGGGACGCAAGTGACCAATGGCGGACATACGACCGGCGCGGTCGCTCTTTCCGCCAGCGTCGGTCAGATCACCTCCTTCAATCCAGGCACGGGAACTTGGAACTGGAGCATCGACACCAAGAAGATCGATGTCGGGAAGTACGACGTCGTGCTCACGATGACCAACTCCGAGGGGGCGGAATCGACATCGACGTTCGCTTTGGTCGTGCACAATTACACGACCCAGTACCTGTTTAATCCCGCGAATGCAAACGAGCTCTACTCCAACTACACCTACGCCCAGTTTGGAGACCAGATTTTTTTCACCGCCTTGCAGTTGGGCATCGGCTGGGAGCTCTGGACGAGCGACGGCACGGTCGACGGAACGCACCTCCTGCAGGATATTTACTCCGGCTCCAAGGGATCGAACGTTGGGAGCTTTTTTCCCGTCGAGGACGAACTCTTTTTTTCGGCACGCGACGCTACTCGATACAGTCTCTGGAGTACCGACGGCGACACGGTTGAGCAGCGCGTTCCGCTCTCCAACTTCACGGCGCTCAATCCGGCCTACGCCAACGGCAACATCATTTTCAACTACCTCGGCGATTCCTCGGCGAGCAAGCTCTGGAAATCGGACGGAACTCCGGAAGGGACGGTCAGCCTCCTCTCCTCGAACCAACAGAAGTTTTCGGTTCCCAACTATTTCACCGCCGTCGGCGATATCGTCTATTTTGTCGACTACGCCACCGGAAATCAGCAAACGCTGTGGCGAACCGACGGGACGGAAGCCGGCACTTACCGCGTCGCCGACGTGCCGACGGTCGTAAACTCCTCGCCGCCGTTTTTGAAGAGTTTCGGCGGTAGTCTGTACTATTTACCGGACGACGCCAACACCGCGAATCCAATCTGGAAGGTCGACGCCAGCGGAAACGCCACGCCGCTGTTCTATCTCAATACGCCATTGGCGGTCGATTCGATCCATTTGCAAACGGTCGACGACGAACTGTTGTTCGATTTCTATTCGAGCGCAAACTCGGCCCCTGGCTACCGTCAGGTATGGCGTCTGAACGAGGCGGCCGATGCGATGGAGCTGTTCCTCGATTTCCAGAACGTCGGCCTGAGCAAAGTCAGCTGGTATAAGTATTTCCAGGGGGACTTTTACGTCGTCGGCGAAAAAGATGGAAATCCCGCCGCACTCTGGAAGACTGACGGTACTCTCAGCGGAACGCAATGGCTGGCCAGAGTGAACGTCACCGAGCTCTGGGGGACCGACCAAGGGATCTTCTTTTCAGGAGGCAACTCGCTTTGGACGACCGATGGAACGGCCAGCGGCACGTTTCAAATACAGACCAGCACCTTTCAAACCATTGGGACTCCAGTCGGGCTCGCATCCCTATCCAATGGCGTCGTCTTCGCCGCCTCGGTTAGCGGCAATCCGCGCGGCCTGTATGCGCTGCGATCTGGGCCGAATGTCGACGCCGGGGGCCCCTACGCTGCGACGCCTGGCACAACCATTCAACTGGACGCCAGCGGAACGACTGACGACGTCGACGTGATTGGCGATCTGACGTTCGAATGGGACCTGGACGGGGACGGCCAATACGACGATGCGGTCGGCGTTATGCCGACGCTAACGCTCAACACTCCACAGGAACTGCAAATCGGACTGAAGGTCACCAACCAGGCAGGCGCCATCTCGTACGGCGTCGCGTCTGTCTCGATCGACAATCTCCCCCCCGACGTGACGATCGACAGCGCAGTCGTCACCGCTGACGAAGGGTCGACCGCCGCCAATAGCGGCTCGTTCAGCGATCCCGAAGGAAACGAAGTGACGTTGTCTGCCGACATCGGTCAGATCATGCAGAACGTGCAAGCCGGCACATGGAGCTGGACGTACCCCGTGGCGGACGGTCCGAGCGCCGGAACCATCGTGACGATTACCGCCCAAGATTCCTTCGGCGCGATCTCAACGTTCACGTTTGAGCTGGTCGTCAACAACGTCGATCCGACCGCGACGCTTGATCCGCTCGATTACGCCTATCCCGTCGACCGCCCAATCGACCTCTCCGCCAGCGCGAGCGATCCGGCCGGGTCGCTCGATACGTTGACCTACAACTACGCCATCTACAAACACGGGGAGGCGACCCCAGAGTTCAGCGGATCGGGCGTCGATCTAACCACATTCCAGTTCACGCCGACCGAAATCGGTTTCTATGACGTCGTGCTGACGGTCAGCGACGAAGATGGCGGGAGCGATGAAGTTCGCCAGACGATTGTGGTTGATTTGATCACGTGGGCGGGAAGTGAGTTCCAGGTCGATCCTGCCGAGATGGGACAGTTTGAACCGTCGGTGGCGATCAACAGCGACGGAAATTATGTGATTGTCTGGCGGATCGGGCTCGGCGGGGCGCCCTTTGCTCAACGCTACAACGCAGATGGCGAGAAAATTGGAGACAAGATTTCGGTCAATCCATACGTCACCACAAACAATATCAAACCTGTCGCGGCGATGGATGACGCTGGTAATTTTGTCATCGCCTGGAGCGGCTATGGCAAGAGCTACCAAGAGCGAGGAGTATTTGCGCAGCGATTTTCGTCCGATGGCGTAGCGATTGGCGATCCGATCGCCATCGCTACTACAACATCGACGCAGGTAATGACAATCGCGCTCAATAACCAAGGCGAATTTGACGTCTATTACGCAAACAGCGTCGGCCTCTACGTTCGTCGATTCGCCGCTGATGGAACTCCAGCTGGAGATGCGGTGCTCTTCAGTACCTATACGGTAAGCGACGAACCGTCCGTCGCCTTGGATGACGAGGGGAACTACGTCCTCGTCTGGGCTGAAGACACGCCAGATACCTACGCCAACGATATCTTCGGACAACGATACTCGGCGGCGGGAGTTCCGATTGGCGACGCTTTCGTCGTCAGCTCGTACGCAACATCCGATCAAACGGCCCCCAACGTTTCGATGACCGGAGATGGTCGATTCGTCGTCACTTGGGGCAGCGACATGCAAGATGGCAGCGGTTCCGGCATTTTCGCGCAGCGTTTCGCCGCGGATGGGACGAAGGATGGCGACGAATTCTTCGTAAACACGACCACCGTCTACGAACAGTTTGATCCGGCGGTGGCGATCAACGATCAGGGAAGCTTTGTCATCGGCTGGGTTAGCAGCGACCCCTTCACCGAGTTGGAATATATCTTCGCCCAGCGTTTCTCAACTTCGCCGCCGCAGGTCGTCTCGGTTTACGCCGGGGAAGAATCAATCGCCGATCATGGCGCGGTCAGCGATCGCGTCGATCGGATATCGCTTCAGTTCAGCGAAATATTGGCGACCAGCGGCTATGCCGCCATCACGGACTTCGCTCACTGGCGTCTCGAACTCGACGGCGTCGACGTCACTTCGCGGGTAATCCAGATCACGACCGATTCCAACAGCCGAGGCACGATCGTCGAATTGCTGCTGGACGGACTGGTCAACTACGGCCAGTTCACGCTTACCCTCTTCGACAGCGCTACCGATTTGGCGGGACGCCGCCTGGACGGCGACCAAGACGGGCTCGACGGCGGAGATTTCGTCTTCCACTTCTCAGTCGATATCCCCCGCTTTCTCGGCGAAGAATCTATCGTTAATACGACGACTCAACATGACCAAAATACGCCGGCGATCGCGATCAAAGACTCGGGAGAATACATCGTCGTCTGGGCCAGCGACCTACAAGACGGCTCCGCGGAAGGGATCTACGCACAACGATTCGCCGCGGATGGGACGAAGATCGGCGGAGAGATTCAAGTCAACTCGTATACCACGGGTTACCAACTGACTCCGACCATCGCGTTTGACGCCGCGGGAAACTTCGCAGTCGCCTGGTACCGTTCGAGTAACGTCTACGCGCGACGTTTTTCGGCGGACGGGATCGCGCTTGGCGAGGAATTCCTGGTCAATACCTATACAAGCCACTCGCAGCAGCGCCCGACGATCGCCATGGACGCCAGCGGCGCCTTCGTGATCGCTTGGGATAGCTATGAACAAGATGGTAATAATAACGGAGTTTACGCCCAACGTTTCGCCGCCGACGGTTCTAAGCTCGGCGGAGAATTCCGCGTCCATACGTCGACTTTCGGTAGTCAAGTCTCCCCCAGCGCAACGATGAATGCCCCGGGCAACTTTGTCATCACCTGGACCGGTTACGAACCCAACGCCAAATTCTCTGGGGTTTACGGTCAACTGTTCGCCGCCGACGGTTCAACGATTGGCGACGAATTCCATGTCAACACATACCTCGATGACCCTCAAGCAGTACCATCCGTCGCGATGGCGGCGGACGGATCGTACGTCGTCACCTGGCTTAGCGTTGGGCAAGATGGCCATCTCAGCGGAATTTATGCCAGGCGATACGCCGCCGACGGAACGCCGGTTGGGGACGAGTTCCACGTAAGTACCCGCATTTTGGATAACCAATCCTACCCTTCCGTCTCGATCGACAACGCAGGCAACTTCGTCATCGTTTGGCAAAGCGAAAATCAAGACGGCGACGGCTACGGCATCTTCGGTCAGCGCTACGCCGCGGACGGCACGAAGATCGGCGGCGAATTTCAGATCAATACCTACGTTCCCGGGACGCAGGAATTTCCCGAAGTCGCGCTCGACGAAGCCGGAAACGTCGTCGTCGTTTGGACCAGTCACGACCAAGACGGAAATGGCCAGGGGATCTACTCACAGCGATTCCGCTTCTTCTCCGACGCCGGCGGTCCTTACGTGATCGACGACGAAAGCGATCTTCCCCTGATGGCTGCGCCTCCTGCCGAGGGAGACACGATCGTCAGCTATACCTGGGACTTGGATGGCGACGGCCAGTTTGACGACGCGACCGGCATGTCGCCGACAATCACAGCACAAACCCTCGCCGACCTTGGGCTCGCTCCCCGCAATACGTACGAGATTTTCGTTCGCCTGACCGACAACTTCGGGTTCTTCCGCGATGCGGCGACGACGGTCCGCATGATCACCGCGGCGCCAACGCCGATCCTCGAATCGATCAGCGTTCCGCGACAGGAAGGAACCCCGATCGAAGTGATGAGCGGCACGACCGAGTCGGTCAACCCTGCCGATCCCTTCACCTTCCGCTACTTCGTTTTCAAAGACGGCGATTCGACGCCGCTAATCCGCATCGAAGATAGCGAACTGTTCGACCTTCAATTTACTCCTGCAGACGAAGGCAGCTACGAAATCGTACTGACCGCCAGTGCGGAAGTTGGGATGACGCGGGAAGTTCGTCAGACGATTGTCGTCGAAAACCTGGCCCCGGTCGTCCATGCAAATGCGACGACGCTTACCGTCGACCAAGGTGGATTTGTCTCCATTGGCGGCACGTTCCGAGACCCCGGCGACGATGTGGTTACGTTAGTCGCCAACATCGGCACGATCGCGCAATACGAGGCGACGGGCAAGTGGTTATGGACCTACGATGCGATCGACGGCTTGGCCGGCCCGCAAACGGTCACGATCACCGCCACCGATCCCGACGGCGGCGAGTCGACCGTCACCATTGAGCTGACGATCAACAACCTGCCGCCGACGATTGCGGCCGATCACTCGACGCCGTACGCTTCGCTCGGATCAACCGCCAAAGTCACCGGCACTTATCATGATCCCGGCAACGACATCCTTGCCTTCACGGCGTCGGAAGGAACCGTCGTCGACAATCTCGACGGCACATGGACCTGGTCGCTGGCCGGCGTTCAGCCTACTGGCAGTCGGGAAGTCTTGATCCGGGCCGAAGATGGTAACGGAGGATCGGACGAAGTGACGTTCACGCTGACCGTTTTGCCAGAAATCGAGACTTTTTTGACGACAAGCGATAACGGGGCCGTCACTGACGCGGCCGGCGAAGTCGACGTTCTTCCAGACGACTTGGAATCGATTCACGAATGGGAAGACTTTACCGTCGACGTCTGGGTTCGCTACGACGAGCAGTACGTTCATGACGTTACGGGAGTCTCGCTGAACCTGAACTTCAACAGCACTTGGTTTCAGTTGGCTGACTACTCGGCGAGCAGCGGCGTCGGAGTATTGACCGTTCAGAACAACGGCGACGCGTTGGCGATCACCGCCGCTCAATTGGCGTCGGGCGTCGTCGGAAAAGAGGCGTACTTCCTGGTCGGTAGTTTTCGATTCCAACCGAATCCCCAAGGCGGTCTTTCCAATAACGCCGACGGCTCTTATCCCGAGCCTGTCTCCGATCTCGAGTTCACCGCCACCGACTTCGAATTGTCGTTTGACGTCTATGGCGACGTTCCCGGCATTCAGGCAGGCTTCCCCACAACCCAGATGCAAGTCGTCCCCTACGACGTCGACGACGACAGCTACATCACCTTGATCGATCTGACCTATTTCCTTCGCGGAATTGGGAATAGCGTCGATTCCAACCCTAGCGTCTATCGCTACGACTTCGATCACGACGGCTTTGTGACGCTGATCGATCTGGCCTATTTCGTTCGCAACATCGGCGGCAACGCCAGCAATGGAGATGGCGTAGTTCTGCCGCCGCCACCGCCTCCGGCTCCGCTAGAAAGCGAATCGCTTGCGATCCAATCGACGTCGACCCTGCTGGAAGGCGAAGCGATTCTTCCCCCGCCTGCGCTCCCGCAGTCGGATGACGCCGGCAACATCGACGCGGCGTTCGGCAATCTCGCACTCGAGGCCGAGTGCTGGGAGTTGCCGACTGACGACGACGTGGAGCAACCGCTGCTGGAGCGGATCTCCTCGGAACTCGCCGCTTGGAGTTCGCCGCACCTTCCCGATTGGGCGCTGCAAGAGTCGGCGAAGTATGCGTCGGTCGTAGAAAAAGCGATTTCGCTCCTGGAAGAAGTGGAAGACGATTGTCCGCGCATTGGTCGGCTGATCCATTGGCTCGACCAGTGGCCAGACGCCGACTAG
- a CDS encoding Ig-like domain-containing protein yields the protein MNVEQFFSPQKLAPVAIIAASMILGCGGVSGPQLGTVSGTVTLNGKPLPDATVNFYHENDRPAHGKTDANGRYELQFTNTRMGAIVGENVVRITAATVEGEGVKPKKEILPAMYNTDSELRYDVKAGSNADANFDLKRSTGGG from the coding sequence ATGAACGTTGAACAGTTTTTCTCGCCGCAGAAGTTGGCGCCAGTCGCCATCATCGCGGCGAGCATGATTCTCGGCTGCGGCGGCGTCAGCGGTCCGCAGTTAGGCACGGTTTCCGGGACGGTCACGTTGAACGGCAAGCCGCTGCCCGACGCGACGGTCAACTTCTACCACGAAAATGATCGTCCCGCGCACGGCAAGACCGACGCCAACGGGCGGTACGAACTGCAGTTCACCAATACCCGCATGGGAGCGATCGTTGGTGAAAACGTCGTCCGCATCACCGCGGCGACCGTCGAGGGAGAAGGAGTGAAGCCGAAAAAGGAAATCCTGCCGGCGATGTACAACACCGATTCCGAACTGCGCTATGACGTAAAAGCCGGGTCGAACGCCGACGCCAACTTCGACCTGAAGCGATCAACCGGAGGAGGTTAA
- a CDS encoding dihydroorotase, with the protein MKTLIKNATVMLPDGPSKTSVLIDGATIAEIDPADTVEADETVYAYGMHLLPGVIDAHVHMRDPGGTEKEDLRTGSMAAAKGGVTTFLDMPNTSPATISQKMLDEKLTLASVKSVVNYGFFIGATLDNIAELKKAKRTPGIKIYMGSTTGDLFLKDPGMLEAIFAETKLPIAVHAEDENIITRNFEEFGLTRNVVDHSRIRTPEAEASAVRKAVALAKEYKHRLHLCHISSELALAEFEDHADLITAEVTPHHLLMNDSDYMNLGTLAQMNPALKSASDNAALLQALLDDQIQIVATDHAPHRYEDKCQRYPDSPSGVPGVETVLPLMLDLVHKEKCTLEDVVHWLCEGPALVWDIMEKGRIEVGYDADLVLVDMNKSVALRGPNMQTKCRWTPFEGREVTGWPVRTWVCGKEVYREGEFDLSRPGVEVMFDHSRGGYWAGIDG; encoded by the coding sequence ATGAAAACGCTGATTAAGAACGCCACCGTGATGCTGCCGGACGGTCCCTCCAAGACGTCGGTCTTGATCGATGGGGCGACCATCGCCGAGATCGACCCGGCCGACACCGTGGAAGCGGATGAAACCGTCTACGCCTACGGCATGCATCTGCTGCCGGGCGTGATCGACGCCCACGTCCACATGCGCGATCCCGGCGGTACCGAGAAGGAAGATCTCCGCACCGGCAGCATGGCGGCCGCCAAAGGGGGCGTGACCACGTTCCTGGACATGCCCAACACCAGCCCGGCCACGATCTCGCAGAAGATGCTGGATGAAAAGCTGACTCTCGCTTCGGTCAAAAGCGTGGTCAACTACGGCTTTTTCATCGGCGCCACGCTCGACAACATCGCCGAACTGAAGAAGGCGAAACGCACCCCGGGCATCAAGATTTACATGGGGAGCACCACCGGCGATCTCTTCCTGAAAGATCCCGGCATGCTGGAAGCGATCTTCGCCGAAACCAAGCTGCCGATCGCCGTGCACGCCGAAGACGAAAACATCATCACCCGCAACTTTGAAGAGTTCGGGCTGACCCGCAACGTCGTCGATCACTCGAGGATTCGTACGCCGGAAGCGGAAGCGTCGGCCGTTCGCAAAGCGGTTGCGCTGGCGAAGGAATACAAGCACCGGCTTCACCTTTGCCACATTTCGTCGGAACTGGCGCTGGCCGAATTTGAAGACCACGCCGATCTGATCACCGCCGAAGTGACGCCGCATCACTTGCTGATGAACGATTCGGACTACATGAATCTGGGGACGCTGGCCCAGATGAATCCGGCCCTGAAATCGGCCTCGGACAACGCCGCGCTGCTGCAGGCGCTGCTGGACGATCAGATTCAGATCGTCGCGACCGATCACGCGCCGCATCGCTACGAAGACAAGTGCCAACGCTATCCCGATAGCCCGTCCGGCGTTCCCGGCGTCGAGACCGTGCTGCCGCTGATGCTCGACCTGGTCCACAAAGAAAAGTGCACGCTGGAGGACGTCGTCCACTGGCTGTGCGAAGGACCGGCGCTGGTCTGGGACATCATGGAGAAGGGGCGGATCGAAGTTGGCTATGACGCCGACCTGGTGCTGGTCGACATGAACAAGTCGGTCGCGCTGCGTGGCCCGAACATGCAAACGAAGTGCCGCTGGACCCCGTTCGAAGGACGCGAAGTGACCGGCTGGCCGGTTCGCACCTGGGTCTGCGGCAAAGAAGTCTATCGCGAAGGGGAATTCGACCTCTCGCGCCCCGGCGTCGAAGTGATGTTCGATCACTCGCGGGGCGGTTACTGGGCCGGCATCGACGGCTAG
- a CDS encoding DUF1559 domain-containing protein: MSARFFSSHPSRRGFTLVELLVVIAIIGVLIALLLPAVQQAREAARRMTCSNNLKQIGLSLHNYHDTYNRLPPGIVTSNQLCWSAMLLPFIEQGNLWDALGTAGAFNGPWEDITAVTTTGVGGRPPLAQTPLTAYLCPSDPGGDLNKKLGGTGGIYFAKSNYIGVFSAYYNATDPVSTGTGGSDRPAVFTDDSQTKFRDITDGLSNTIIVAERCSQGGPTASLWIGYHNDFGGSISGSISQFQVRIRMERVSNDTDYVINGSTTYNPSSLHPGGAQFLFGDASVQFVPETIPLRTQAALGTMDGGEVIQPY, from the coding sequence ATGAGCGCTCGTTTTTTCTCGTCTCACCCTTCTCGACGCGGTTTTACCTTGGTCGAGCTGCTGGTGGTAATTGCGATCATCGGCGTGTTGATCGCGCTCTTGTTGCCGGCGGTACAGCAGGCTCGCGAAGCGGCTCGCCGGATGACCTGCAGCAACAATCTGAAGCAGATTGGACTCTCGCTCCACAACTACCACGACACCTACAACCGCCTTCCCCCGGGCATCGTCACCAGCAATCAACTTTGCTGGAGCGCCATGTTGCTGCCGTTTATCGAACAAGGGAATCTTTGGGACGCACTAGGAACGGCCGGCGCATTCAATGGGCCGTGGGAGGACATCACCGCTGTGACGACGACCGGCGTGGGCGGACGTCCGCCGCTGGCGCAAACGCCGCTGACCGCTTACCTTTGCCCGTCCGATCCAGGGGGCGATCTGAATAAGAAATTAGGAGGAACCGGCGGGATCTACTTCGCGAAGTCGAATTACATCGGCGTCTTCTCCGCCTACTACAACGCGACCGACCCGGTTTCGACCGGCACCGGCGGCAGCGATCGCCCGGCGGTATTCACCGACGACTCGCAAACCAAGTTCCGCGACATCACCGATGGTCTGAGCAATACGATCATCGTCGCCGAGCGTTGCTCGCAGGGTGGGCCGACCGCGTCGCTCTGGATTGGCTACCACAACGATTTCGGCGGCAGCATCTCCGGTTCGATCTCTCAGTTCCAGGTGCGCATCCGGATGGAACGGGTCTCGAACGACACTGATTATGTGATCAACGGTTCGACCACCTACAACCCGAGCAGTCTGCATCCTGGCGGCGCTCAGTTCCTGTTTGGGGACGCCAGCGTCCAATTTGTGCCGGAGACGATTCCGCTGCGCACGCAAGCGGCCCTTGGCACGATGGACGGTGGCGAAGTGATTCAGCCTTACTAG
- a CDS encoding extracellular solute-binding protein encodes MFFVALAFVGCRFGSSNEAVVYVALDREFSEPHFLAFEKETGVYIAPKYDTEANKTVGLTAALLAEKDRPRCDVFWNNEVLNTLRLEKAGLLDAYVPPNSEDFPPEFRSPEGTWYGFASRARVLLVNTDLVNAEDRPTSILDLVDPKWKGRCGFAKPLFGTTATHAAVLFSVWGPDKAEQFFTELKENARMFPGNKQVAVAVGSGQIAFGLTDTDDAMGELRSGSPVAIVYPDQGEGELGTLYIPNTLAILRNCPHPESARKLVDYLLQPEVEAALAAGPSAQIPLNPKVTAPPQIETPQTKRAMQVDFRAAADKWDDAANFLTPLFLTQ; translated from the coding sequence ATGTTTTTCGTTGCTTTGGCGTTTGTCGGCTGCCGGTTTGGTTCCAGTAACGAAGCGGTTGTTTACGTCGCGCTAGATCGTGAGTTTTCCGAACCCCATTTCCTGGCGTTTGAAAAAGAGACCGGCGTCTATATTGCTCCGAAGTACGATACCGAAGCGAACAAAACGGTCGGCCTGACCGCCGCGCTACTGGCCGAGAAGGATCGTCCCCGGTGCGACGTCTTTTGGAATAACGAAGTTCTCAACACGCTGCGGCTTGAAAAGGCGGGGCTGCTCGACGCGTACGTTCCGCCGAACTCGGAGGACTTTCCGCCGGAGTTTCGTTCGCCGGAAGGTACCTGGTATGGCTTTGCGAGCCGTGCCCGCGTGCTATTGGTGAATACCGACTTGGTGAATGCGGAAGATCGCCCGACGTCGATTCTGGACCTGGTCGATCCGAAGTGGAAAGGACGCTGCGGGTTCGCGAAGCCGCTGTTCGGGACGACGGCGACGCACGCGGCGGTGTTGTTTTCGGTCTGGGGACCTGACAAGGCGGAGCAGTTTTTTACCGAGCTGAAAGAGAACGCCCGGATGTTTCCCGGCAACAAGCAAGTGGCGGTCGCCGTTGGCAGCGGGCAGATCGCCTTCGGCCTGACCGATACTGACGATGCGATGGGAGAGTTGCGGAGCGGTTCGCCGGTGGCGATCGTTTATCCCGACCAAGGGGAAGGGGAACTCGGCACGCTTTATATCCCCAACACGTTGGCGATCCTGCGAAATTGCCCCCATCCCGAGAGTGCACGGAAGTTGGTCGATTACTTGCTGCAGCCGGAAGTGGAAGCGGCGCTCGCGGCCGGGCCGAGCGCCCAGATCCCGCTGAATCCGAAAGTTACCGCGCCGCCGCAGATCGAAACGCCGCAGACCAAACGGGCGATGCAGGTCGACTTTCGGGCGGCGGCCGACAAATGGGACGATGCGGCGAACTTTTTGACGCCTCTCTTTTTGACCCAGTAA